The DNA region GGATGGTTCCTTTGGTGTGGAGGTTATAAACCGGGTTGTTAAAAAAGTAACGGCTATACGTCGCTTTGCGAACATCTACAATGCTATTCAAGTCGATCTTAACGCGTTTGGTAGTCCATAAACCATCCAAAATCATACTACCATTCTCAATAATGATTTTGTATTGAATGAGGAACAGCAGCAACATCGAAACGCCAATAATACCGAAGCCCACAACCAGAAACAAATCCTGCGTATTATCGCGGTCGCGTTCGTAAACATACGCACCAAAACAAAAGGCCGCCATAATCAACCTGATGAAAATGCGAACATAATCGCGGCCAATGTATTGTTTTTCGATATAGGCGTATTTGTTTTCCACTGATTACTTTTTGAGTTCGAATATAGCAACTTTTTCTGTTGTGGCTGTTAATTTGTAACGATTATCCTGCCGCATGCCTGCAATCCAGATAATTTGGCCATTTCCGTTAACCAAAATTGGTGTGGTGTGCTTTAAGTGCAAGGGTACTTTTGCATCGATAAAAAAATCGCTCACCTTTTTTAAATGGCGCATGCCCAGGGGGATAAACTTATCGCCGTTTTGCCAGTTGCGCAACACCAATGGAAAAATCAATCGGTCAGCATTAACAAACGCTTTATTGGCAACGGCTTCAAATTTGAGTTCATCGCTAAAAGTTAAGGCAATTTCATCATCGCCGAAGCGAATATTTGCGGTGGAAGGATGGATAAATTGGTTTAAATGATCGGCAGTATTTTGGGGGGCGATAATCAAATCTTTTCGATTGATGATTGCCTGATGGCTGGCACTGAAAAAATGGGTTCCACTTGGGGAGGTTAAGCGCTGCAAAATAGCATCGACCACTTTTTCAACGAAACCAAAAGGCTTAAGCAACTCGTAGAGCAGCAGTTTTTGTGGTCGAAGTGCTGCAATATCGAGCAGCGAAATATAGATGCCGTCGGCCCTTTTAATCAATAAATTATCAGCCAGTTCTTGCACTTGAAGAGCTAAAAAGCTTTCGAGCTCGGCAAAGCGGGCCATATTTTCCTCAAACGTTTTCTCGAGGTTGGGGTTGATCTCTTTCAGGTGCGGAATCACCTGCAGGCGTAACTTGTTTCGGGTGTAGTTGGTGCTCAGGTTCGAGCTGTCTTCTACAAAACCGATATTATTTTCGGCAACGGCGGTTTCAATCTCATTACGGCTTAAAAACAGCAGTGGCCTAATCAGCTTACCTCTTTTCGGAAGGATTCCGTGCAAACCGCTAATGCCGGTGCCGCGAACCAAATTAATCAAAACCGTTTCAACGGCATCATTTTGATGTTGCGCAAGGGCGATACACTCATATTTGTGCTCGCTTCTGATTTGCTCGAACCAGTGATAACGTAAATCCCTTGCAGCCATTTGTGTAGAGATTTTATTTTCGGCAGCATATTTTTTGGTATCGAAATGCGTTATATGAACCGGAACATCGAGGGAAGTGGCCAGCATTTTAACGAAATGTTCATCACGCTGCGCTTCTTCTCCACGTAAATTAAAATTACAATGCGCTACGCCAACATTAACGCCAATAGCTTTAAATAGATGTAACATTAAAACCGAATCTTTTCCGCCGCTAACGGCCAAAAGAACCTTGTCATCTTTAGCAAATAGCTGGTGCTGTTCAATAAATTGTCGGAATTGAGCTAAAGGTAACATCCACCAAAAATATTTAATTTTAACTGGTATTCCGAACGTTCGGAACAAAAAACTAACTTTGTAGGGTGCAAAAACTATTTGTCTTTATCTTTTTATTGGTATGCCCGGTTTTGATGTTCGCTCAGCAAGTGGGCTCAAAGATTGAAATCGTTTCTTATGGCAAGATTTATGGCGATGTTAAAAATAATATAACCCGGTTGAGAAATCCGGTTTTCAAGCAAGATAATGCTACCCTTACTTGCGACAGCGCTGTATACTATAATCAGCGCAATTACTTCGAAGCGTATAACAACGTACACATCAATCAGCTTACTACCGATATTTATTCTGATCAGCTTGAATACGACGGAAATAAAAAGCATGCGCATTTAACCGGGAATGTCAGAATGGTTGATCCAACGTCGATTTTAACAACCAATATTTTAGATTATAATACCTTAAGCAAAATTGGAACCTATACCAGTGGGGGCAAAATTGTAAATAAGGAGGTAACGTTGACGAGCAAAAACGGCTATTATTTTAGTACCAGCAACGATGCTTATTTCAGGTATAACGTTGTGGTGGTAACGCCGCAGGTTACCATTAAATCGGACACGCTGCGTTACAATACGCAAACCAAATGGACTTATTTTTATGGCCCGACTAACATCAAAGGTAAAGACGACAACCTTTACACGGAAAATGGGGCTTACAATACAGCAACTGAAGACGCTTATTTTGGAAAGAAGAACCTTTACACGCAAGGTACGCGGTCGCTAAAGGGCGACAGCCTGTATTACTTTGGCAAAATTGGTTACGGAAAAGCGGTTAAAAACATTGTTTTCTCTGATACGAAAGACAAAATGAAAATGTTCGGCGATTTAGGCTATTATTACAAGGCCGATCAGCGCACGTTGGTAACCCGGAATGCGTATTTGGGTATAGGAACCGAAGATTCGATAGAGGTAAAGGGTAAAAAGCGTCCTGATAGTTTGTGGATGGGCGCCGATACTTTGGAAACTCAGATGGTTTTACAAAAAACGTTGAAACTAATTCCTAAAATTTCCATTAAAGCTGATAATCAGGTTGGTGAAGATGACGAGGAAACTGGTGAAAAGAAAGAGCCCAAAGCAACGGCCGACGATTTGGGCGAAAAAGTTACGACGAAAGATGACCGGACTAAGCGAAATGAAAAAAAGAACAAGGGAAATAAAAATAAATCGAAAAACACCATTGAAGGTGAAAACATCGATTTGCCCAAAAACAGCGATGCCGACAGCCTAAAAACGAAAATAGATTCGTTGGAAAAAAAATTACCCGGTATTGTTCCTGATAGCTTACAGAAAGGCAATATTTTGAAGGTCAAGGCCGATTCGATTGTTAAAAATCTACCTAAATTAAAAGGTGATAGCTTGCAAAAGCAATCGTCGGCAAAAATGGGCGATTTGTTGAAAAAGATTCCTGCCGTTGATTTAGATAGCCTGAATAAGAGCATGGAAAAAGGGCTTATAAAGGGAAAAGGCAAAACTGCATTACCAACCAAAGGGGGTAGCGTTAAGCCCGACACCGTTAGCTTTAACCCTGCCGATACCGTTCAGGCACGTATTATTAAAGCGTACCACGGCGTAAAGGTTTTTAAA from Pedobacter endophyticus includes:
- the tilS gene encoding tRNA lysidine(34) synthetase TilS gives rise to the protein MLPLAQFRQFIEQHQLFAKDDKVLLAVSGGKDSVLMLHLFKAIGVNVGVAHCNFNLRGEEAQRDEHFVKMLATSLDVPVHITHFDTKKYAAENKISTQMAARDLRYHWFEQIRSEHKYECIALAQHQNDAVETVLINLVRGTGISGLHGILPKRGKLIRPLLFLSRNEIETAVAENNIGFVEDSSNLSTNYTRNKLRLQVIPHLKEINPNLEKTFEENMARFAELESFLALQVQELADNLLIKRADGIYISLLDIAALRPQKLLLYELLKPFGFVEKVVDAILQRLTSPSGTHFFSASHQAIINRKDLIIAPQNTADHLNQFIHPSTANIRFGDDEIALTFSDELKFEAVANKAFVNADRLIFPLVLRNWQNGDKFIPLGMRHLKKVSDFFIDAKVPLHLKHTTPILVNGNGQIIWIAGMRQDNRYKLTATTEKVAIFELKK
- a CDS encoding OstA-like protein, which codes for MQKLFVFIFLLVCPVLMFAQQVGSKIEIVSYGKIYGDVKNNITRLRNPVFKQDNATLTCDSAVYYNQRNYFEAYNNVHINQLTTDIYSDQLEYDGNKKHAHLTGNVRMVDPTSILTTNILDYNTLSKIGTYTSGGKIVNKEVTLTSKNGYYFSTSNDAYFRYNVVVVTPQVTIKSDTLRYNTQTKWTYFYGPTNIKGKDDNLYTENGAYNTATEDAYFGKKNLYTQGTRSLKGDSLYYFGKIGYGKAVKNIVFSDTKDKMKMFGDLGYYYKADQRTLVTRNAYLGIGTEDSIEVKGKKRPDSLWMGADTLETQMVLQKTLKLIPKISIKADNQVGEDDEETGEKKEPKATADDLGEKVTTKDDRTKRNEKKNKGNKNKSKNTIEGENIDLPKNSDADSLKTKIDSLEKKLPGIVPDSLQKGNILKVKADSIVKNLPKLKGDSLQKQSSAKMGDLLKKIPAVDLDSLNKSMEKGLIKGKGKTALPTKGGSVKPDTVSFNPADTVQARIIKAYHGVKVFKTNIQAKTDSLFYTSADSTLRCYSNPIIWSEGSQQVGDTIYVQFKNKKLNNLQAIRNAFLVNTPKDSLRFNQIKGRLMTGFFKDGKFKNLYVDGNAESIYYTQDDSTKVYKEMNQTLSSRIKFIFKDNENDIEDIVYINGIEGALSPENTVDKNLTLKGFSWKPKERPKSKKDAVGSSGKAKGKPKAAAKKPQNKPKTTAPKTSTPPAEKPKTTAAKNSLNVDQKTPGIKQDTARREVKPALPEKQATEVKPVGKM